One window of Trichomycterus rosablanca isolate fTriRos1 chromosome 2, fTriRos1.hap1, whole genome shotgun sequence genomic DNA carries:
- the LOC134302825 gene encoding zinc finger protein 239-like, producing the protein MPVKEEDDHEMNNAFSCPVCFLSCTTQNNLLKHIRRCHHEEHETLVKSEEMCSSGQRTSTGTQNTNISDGQQTTKDVCSDCGKSFSSQSALKKHQRIHTGERPYHCLECGKRFNQQINLKKHQRIHTGERPYCCSQCGKTFNQKSNLRIHQRIHTGEKPYQCSQCGKSFNQQSNLKIHRRIHTGERPYRCSQCGRSFIQQNEFKIHQRVHTGEKPYCCSECGKRFANQSAFRAHRRVHTGGGTLTPVGHVFSDGDDAQMGRHPVKEEEPQCDLAQKNLLQHNDKHETLVTSERMEYEDLTATTSSSGQQTSTGALSVDSLYRQKQKKMDFCSDCGKSFSCQSALKRPNVRI; encoded by the exons ATGCCTGTGAAAGAGGAAGATGACCATG AAATGAACAACGCTTTCTCCTGCCCGGTGTGTTTCCTTTCCTGTACCACCCAAAACAACCTTCTCAAGCACATCAGGAGATGCCATCATGAGGAACACGAGACCCTGGTGAAATCTGAGGAGATGTGCTCCAGTGGTCAGCGGACCTCCACTGGTACGCAAAACACGAATATCTCCGATGGACAACAGACAACAAAAGACGTCTGCTCAGATtgcgggaagagctttagttcccAGAGcgctcttaaaaaacaccagcgcattcacaccggagagagacCGTACCATTGCTTAGAATGTGGGAAGCGCTTCAATCAACAAATCaatctgaaaaaacaccagcgcattcacacaggagagagacCGTATTGCTGCTCGCAGTGTGGAAAGACTTTTAATCAGAAGAGTAACCTTaggatacaccagcgcattcacaccggagagaaaccgtaccagTGCTCGCAGTGCGGGAAGAGTTTCAATCAACAGAGTAACCTGAAAAtccaccggcgcattcacaccggagagaggCCGTAccggtgctcacagtgtgggaggagcttTATTCAGCAAAACGAATTTAAGAttcaccagcgcgttcacactggcGAGAAACCGTACTGCTGCTCGGAGTGCGGGAAAAGATTCGCTAACCAGAGTGCTTTCAGAGCCCACCGGCGCGTTCACACTG GTGGCGGTACGTTAACTCCTGTAGGACACGTTTTCTCAGACGGGGACGACGCCCAGATGGGCCGGCATCCTGTAAAAGAGGAAGAACCTCAGTGTGACCTGG CTCAGAAGAATCTTCTCCAGCACAACGACAAACACGAGACGCTGGTCACATCTGAGAGGATGGAATATGAAGATCTGACGGCCACCACAAGCTCCAGCGGTCAGCAAACATCCACTGGTGCTCTGAGCGTGGACTCCTTATACAGAcagaagcagaaaaaaatggACTTCTGCTCCGattgtgggaagagctttagctGCCAGagtgctcttaaa AGACCGAAcgtgaggatctga
- the LOC134302835 gene encoding zinc finger protein 664-like, with product MYSCSDCGRSFGVQSALKIHQRIHTGEKPYCCSLCGKGFTVQSALKTHQRIHTGEKPYRCAQCGKGFTVQSALKTHQRVHTGEKPFLCSHCGKAFTIPGALRIHQRTHTGEKPYRCSECGKCFNDQSYLTVHQRIHTGEKPFCCSHCGKSFNSMNPVEALINLNLKINHLSSEEEGEPEEMS from the exons ATGTACTCCTGCTCAGACTGTGGAAGGAGCTTTGGGGTCCAGAGCGcactcaaaatccaccagcgcattcacactggcgagAAACCCTACTGCTGCTCACTGTGTGGAAAAGGTTTTACTGTCCAGAGTGCGCTCAAaacgcaccagcgcattcacactggagaaaaaccataCCGCTGCGCACAGTGTGGAAAAGGTTTTACTGTCCAGAGTGCACTCAAAAcgcaccagcgcgttcacactggtGAAAAGCCGTTCCTCTGTTCGCACTGTGGGAAGGCTTTTACTATCCCGGGTGCTCTCCGGATCCACCAGCGcactcacaccggagagaaaccgtatcggTGCTCGGAGTGCGGGAAATGTTTCAACGACCAGAGTTATTTAACggtccaccagcgcattcacaccggagagaaaccgttcTGCTGCTCGcactgtggaaagagctttaataGCATGAA TCCAGTAGAGGCGCTAATAAACCTGAACCTGAAGATCAACCATCTCAGTTCAGAGGAAGAAGGAGAACCCGAGGAGATGAGCTGA
- the LOC134335981 gene encoding zinc finger protein 239-like: protein MQNNSSSDQQITTEAPSMSSSDHQTQSKIYSCSDCGKTFGVLSNLKIHQRIHTGEKPYFCSDCGKSFRIWGHFKVHRRTHTGEKPYCCSLCGKRFNNSGSLKSHQRIHTGEKPYCCSYCEKSFSFRSALRVHQRVHTGEKPYGCSECGKGFTVPSALRIHQRTHTGEKPYQCLECGKCFNDQNYLTVHQRIHTGEKPYCCSHCGKSFNSLKYFKIHQRIHTGEKPYHCLECGKDFSTNSYFKTHLRIHTGEKPHCCLKCGRCFAHFSSVKRHKCAKSEPPDCTE, encoded by the coding sequence ATGCAGAATAACAGCAGCAGTGATCAGCAAATAACCACCGAAGCTCCCAGCATGAGCAGCTCTGATCATCAGACACAGAGTAAAATTTACTCCTGCTCAGACTGCGGGAAGACCTTTGGGGTCCTGAGTAacctcaaaatccaccagcgcattcacactggagagaaaccctacTTCTGCTCCgactgtggaaagagcttcagGATCTGGGGGCACTTCAAAGTCCACCGGCGcactcacactggagagaagccgtacTGCTGCTCACTGTGCGGAAAGCGTTTCAATAACTCCGGAAGCCTCAAGtcgcaccagcgcattcacaccggagaaaaACCGTACTGCTGCTCGTATTGTGAAAAGAGTTTTTCTTTCCGGAGCGCGCTCAGAGtccaccagcgcgttcacaccggagagaagccgtacGGCTGTTCGGAGTGTGGGAAGGGTTTTACTGTCCCGAGCGCGCTCCGGATCCACCAGCGcactcacaccggagagaaaccgtatcagtgcttagaGTGCGGGAAATGTTTCAACGACCAGAATTATTTAACagtgcaccagcgcattcacaccggagagaaaccctacTGCTGCTCGcactgtggaaagagctttaatagcctaaaatattttaaaattcaccagcgcattcacaccggagagaaaccttatcactgcttagagtgtggaaaggATTTTAGTACAAATAGTTATTTCAAAACTCAcctgcgcattcacaccggagagaaaccgcatTGCTGCTTGAAGTGTGGACGCTGCTTTGCACATTTTTCATCAGTTAAGAGACACAAGTGTGCAAAATCCGAGCCGCCTGATTGTACCGAATGA